The Actinoplanes sp. N902-109 genomic interval GGTGCACCGGCATCAGCTCGACGGCGGTGACCCCCAGCTGCTTGAAGTGCTCGATCATCGCCGGGTGGGCGAGCCCGGAGTAGGTGCCGCGGACGTCCTCGGGCACCTTCGGGTTCGCGGCGGTCATGCCCTTGATGTGCGCCTCGTAGATCACCGTCTCGTACATCGGGGTGCGCAGCGGCCGGTCGTTGCCCCAGTCGAACCACGGGTTGACCACCACCGAGCGCATCGCGTACGGCGCCGAGTCGGCCTCGTTGAGCTGCCCGGGATCGCCGAACTCGTACGAGAACAGCGCGTTCGACCAGTCGTTGTGCCCGTCGATGGCCTTGGCGTACGGGTCGAGCAGCAGCTTGCTCGGGTTGCAGCGCAGCCCGCGCGACGGGTCGTACGGGCCGTGCACCCGGTAGCCGTACCGCTGGCCCGGCACCACCCGCGGCAGGTAGCCGTGCCACACCAGGGCCTCGCGCTCGGGCAGGTCCACCCGCGTCTCGTTGCCGTCGTCGTCGAACAGGCACAGCTCGACCCGTTCGGCGACCTCGGAGAAGAGCGCGAAGTTGGTGCCGCCGCCGTCATAGGTGGCGCCGAGCGGGTAGGGGTTCCCCGGCCAGATTTTCATCCGCTCATCGAACCAGGTCCGGCCCCGGCGCGCAGGGCAAGCCGGGCCGGGTGAGAATCACAGCACCATCCGGTTTAGCCGGGGTCACCAGCGCGCACCAATCCGGTTTCGTAGGCGAGCACCACCGCCTGCACCCGGTCGCGCAGCCCCAGCTTGGTCAGGATCGCCGACAGGTGCGTCTTGACGGTGGCCCGGCTCAGGTGCAGCCGCTCGGCGATCTCGTCGTTGGACAGCGCCCGGGCCACCAGCTCCAGCACCTCGGTCTCGCGGCCGCTGAGCACCGCCAGCTCGGGGGCCGGCCCGCGGGCCGGGGGAGCGGCGGCGAAGCGGTCCAGCAACCGGCGGGTCACCGTGGGCGCCAGCAACGCCTCGCCGCGCGCCACCACCCGGATCGCGTCGGCCAGCTCGCCCGGCCGGATGTCCTTGAGCAGGAAGCCGCTGGCCCCGGCGCGCAGCGCGGCCAGCACCGGCTCGTCCAGGTCGAAGGTGGTCAGCATGATGATCCGGGCCGGGCTGCCGGACGCCGCGATGCGCCGGGCCGCCTCGATGCCGTCGAGCACCGGCATCCGCACGTCCATCAGCACCACATCGGGGTGCAGCGCCGCGGTCAGCGCCACCGCCTGGGCGCCGTCGCCGGCCTCGCCGACCACCGCCAGGTCGTCGCGCCCGTCGATGATCAGGGCGAACCCGGCCCGGACCAGCTCCTGGTCGTCGACCACGAGCACCCGGACCGGGCCGGTGCGGGCCCCGGCCGGTGGCTGCGGGTGGCTGTCGGCGGCGGTCATGCGACTGCCCCGCCGGCCGGTACGGCCGCTTGCTGCCCGGCCGGGTCGACGGGCAGCTCGGCGCACACCCGGAACCCGCCTTCCGGGGTCGGCCCGGCCGCGAGCGTGCCGCCCAGCAGCCGGGCCCGCTCGCGCATCCCGATCAGCCCGCGCCGCCCGGACCCGGTGACCCGGCCG includes:
- a CDS encoding response regulator transcription factor codes for the protein MTAADSHPQPPAGARTGPVRVLVVDDQELVRAGFALIIDGRDDLAVVGEAGDGAQAVALTAALHPDVVLMDVRMPVLDGIEAARRIAASGSPARIIMLTTFDLDEPVLAALRAGASGFLLKDIRPGELADAIRVVARGEALLAPTVTRRLLDRFAAAPPARGPAPELAVLSGRETEVLELVARALSNDEIAERLHLSRATVKTHLSAILTKLGLRDRVQAVVLAYETGLVRAGDPG